In Microplitis mediator isolate UGA2020A chromosome 2, iyMicMedi2.1, whole genome shotgun sequence, a single window of DNA contains:
- the LOC130678397 gene encoding prolyl 3-hydroxylase 2-like translates to MRQMMRWLLVLIFLSLIVTITAASDEKLIDNEIPVDQVVTKEGEDNKEVHDEETRDDGNRVQESDEINNNNNNNNNNNNNKDPHSLDVDDQGEDEDDERDAVIVEAEWKDATDLKNNYDDLKQLNLEEAYEHAVQSYLDDNFDQCIVEFNFVIQRYKDYKNAVIECRKKCRETVSYFTPILLENIEDLNFYEKKVRETLCLLRCNQDYRDVAGDQALKRLPSNIEQKIIDLKPYEYLHICYYQRSRYQEAANAVFTYLARHPNHKMSVNNLRYYLSLAEVKETEISNLEAPEFIQYYVNGVKAYEEEYYEEAIESFEKSLRAYLKAEENCRIYCEGPFDQGWHPEFTSSIANHFTFCLKCKRSCSRYLNNINGDYQKDLLASHYNYLQFAYYKMGDIKKTCQAVESYLLFLPADETMVDNKEYYRNLPKVQESYFVPRSEILQYVKRQEYELRILQFISQEFSAIDIKFDNDKKVSDKKNNQEDVEKIMDHPPPGHSPAVQALINNQSLMYEREETVRRESQILESLKNIRVILNEKELNGTLRYLADGFITKPQCNSLIKLAQMAAVVGDGYENNKSPHSKYELFEGLTVGRTALMVYFGLLTPDYLELFLKTSEKARAHVEKYFNLNQHLYFTYTHLVCRSALPGSPMNQQIFSHDVHADNCLAIKEGVCLHESPAFTWRDYSAIIYLNDDFKGGEFIFAGDPKARNIQSIVEPHCGRMVAFSGDEKNLHGVKGVHKGQRCALALWFTLDSRYNELERKLAWIILDRVKLKGPVDIKNISIPLNYDKLLRKRFKDDEMLKLLLQLSK, encoded by the exons ATGAGACAAATGATGCGTTGGCTACTtgtgttaatatttttatcgttaattGTTACTATTACTGCAGCTTCTGATGAAAAACTTATCGACAATGAGATACCTGTTGATCAAGTTGTAACTAAAGAAGGTGAAGATAATAAAGAAGTACATGATGAAGAAACACGTGATGATGGTAACCGAGTTCAAGAGTcagatgaaataaataataataacaataataacaacaacaataacaacaataaagaccctcATAGTCTCGATGTCGATGATCAAGGGGAAGATGAAGATGATGAACGTGATGCTGTAATCGTCGAGGCGGAGTGGAAAGATGCAActgatttgaaaaataattacgatGATTTAAAACAGCTCAATTTAGAAGAAGCTTATGAACATGCGGTTCAAAGTTATCTTGATGATAATTTCGATCAATGTattgttgaatttaattttgttatacaaag atataaaGATTACAAAAATGCAGTAATTGAGTGCCGAAAAAAATGCCGAGAAACCGTATCATATTTCACTCCAATTTTGTTAGAaaatattgaagatttaaacttttatgaaaaaaaagtcagaGAAACACTTTGTCTTTTAAGATGTAATCAAGATTATCGTGATGTAGCTGGAGATCAAGCGCTAAAACGTCTTCCTTCgaatattgaacaaaaaataatcgatttaaaaCCGTATGAATATCTTCATATTTGTTATTatcag agaagTCGTTATCAAGAAGCAGCAAACGCAGTTTTTACATATCTAGCTCGTCACCCAAATCACAAAATGAGTGTAAATAATCTTCGTTACTATTTGTCACTCGCTGAAGTAAAAGAAACAGAAATTTCAAATCTCGAAGCTCCTGAATTTATTCAATACTACGTTAACGGAGTAAAAGCTTACGAAGAAGAATATTATGAAGAAGCTATtgaaagttttgaaaaatcattaaGAGCTTATTTGAAAGCTGAAGAAAATTGTAGAATTTATTGTGAAGGTCCATTTGATCAAGGATGGCATCCAGAATTTACTTCATCAATCGCCA ATCACTTTACATTTTGTTTGAAATGTAAACGTAGCTGTTCCAGatatttaaacaatataaaCGGAGATTATCAAAAAGATTTACTAGCAAGTCACTATAACTACTTGCAATTTGCTTATTACAAAA TGggcgatataaaaaaaacatgtcaAGCTGTCGAAAGTTACCTATTATTCTTGCCTGCTGATGAAACAATGGTTgataataaagaatattatagaaatttaCCTAAAGTCCAAGAAAGTTATTTTGTGCCACGTTCA gaaattttgcAGTATGTAAAACGTCAAGAGTACGAATTAAGAATTCTTCAATTTATTTCTCAAGAATTTTCTgctattgatattaaattcGATAATGATAAGAAAgtatcagataaaaaaaataatcaagagGATGTGGAGAag atcaTGGATCATCCACCTCCAGGGCATTCACCTGCAGTACAAGCGCTAATTAACAATCAGTCATTAATGTACGAGCGAGAGGAAACTGTAAGGCGGGAATCacaaattttagaatcactaaaaaatattagagttattttaaatgaaaaagaacTTAACGGTACACTTCGTTATTTAGCTGATGGATTTATAACAAAACCTCAGTGtaattcacttatcaaattagctcag atgGCTGCAGTCGTGGGTGACggatatgaaaataataaaagtcctCATTCAAAATATGAACTTTTTGAAGGCTTAACTGTTGGAAGAACTGCTTTg atgGTGTATTTTGGTCTATTGACTCCAGATTacttggaactttttttaaagacatCTGAAAAAGCTCGTGCACACgtggaaaaatatttcaatctcAACCAACACCTGTATTTTACATACACTCATTTGGTCTGCCGTTCAGCTCTTCCTG GTTCTCCAATGAATCAGCAAATCTTCAGTCACGATGTCCATGCGGACAATTGCCTGGCGATTAAAGAAGGCGTATGTTTACATGAAAGTCCTGCATTTACATGGCGAGATTACTCAgcaataatttacttaaatgATGATTTCAAAGGcggagaatttatttttgccgGAGACCCTAAAGCCAGAAATATTCAGAGCATCGTTGAACCACACTGCGGACGAATGGTCGCATTTTCtggtgatgaaaaaaatttacacggTGTCAAAGGTGTTCATAAAGGTCAGAGATGTGCACTTGCACTTTGGTTCACTTTAGATAGCAGGTACAATGAACTAGAGAGAAAATTGGCCTGGATTATATTAGACAGGGTTAAATTAAAAGGTCCTGTTGATATTAAGAATATAAGTATTCCTCTTAATTATGACAAATTACTGAGAAAACGATTTAAAGATGATGAAATGTTGAaacttttattacaattatctAAATAG